The region TCAGGATAggtatcctcctctccccttctgtaTGCAGTAGTGTCCCCTGTTCTTTTGTTCAGGTAGGATCTGGCTGTCCCCACACTTCGAGATGCGGGGGATCTGATGGAGGTTGGTAGCTGTCTGAACTGTAGGGAATGCTTTGGGCTAAGAGAGCGAGACGAGAGTGTCTGATGACTTGATGACTGCGGTAGGCTTGTGTTCATTAAGGGTTCTCGGGAGAATTTAAATGATTCCCCTGAGTCACGGCTCCTTTCTCCACATTCTTGTAGGCTTCGACCCCCCTGGGGTGTGGGCACCAATCCGCCTTCTAGAGAGCAGGGAGTGGAGGTTCGTTCTACCTCCCCACAGTCTATATAACCTCCAGTCAACTTCATTGACACCTGTCCCTGTAGCAGGCCTTCATCGATGTGGAGAACTGGTGCCTGTATGGAGGGGGCTGAGGGAGCTTGGGTTGTCAATGAATATGGTGGTGGTTGAGTGGCCTCCTCTGGTAGCTTCGGGTACATACATGACTCAGGATTGGGGGAGGCTGCCACAGGGGCCGGTTGGATTTCGTCACTCCCCTGTGTCGCCTCCATTGGTGACTCCACCTCCGCCCCAGCCACTACCCCCATCATTTCCGTTTTTTTGTTCAGTTGTGCTCTACGGGTCTCCTCGATAGCCCAAGTGCCTATTTTCAATTCAgcttctgctttctctctctgtttagtccCTTCCTTCTTGAATACATGCAACTTGTTCTGCTCTACCTCCTTGTCTTTAGCTTCCTGTAATGCTTCTCTCAACTCGCCTTCCATTGTGCTAAGCTGGATCCTATTTGGAGTTCCCCCTACTAGGTAACCTGCCTGTGTCCACTTCAACTTCAACCCTTCCCAAACCTTCTTTATTGACTTCCACTGTTCCTTTCCTCCTGACCTATCTTGCATACGTTGATCTAGAATTTTGGAGGTTGCGGAGTCGCCATTTTAGTTTAAAATAGTTTGTGGTTTCGGTATGGTATCTGGATATGGATACTTTGATGCAATATGATTTTAATTTGTGAGTTTTACCAAAGAAGCAACTGCTGATATCAGATTCAAATAGGCCTATTCTGATTTTGGAAGGCTAACCATGTGAGACTAGGCATCACTCATATGCATGATATACATCTACATAAACAAATCATAGCAGTGCAGGAACATAGTATTAAGTAAACCAGAGATATTAGCTTCAGAATTAGATAAATACAATAGTAATTAACTAGAGATTTCTTTGTAATCATAGTTATGGATAGGAATGGGACATTGTTTCAATTTCACTAGACAAATGTGATGGATTCGTGGTCCTACAATATCATCCTGTTTTCCTCAGGGACATGCCCTCCTCTTTCCAGGGTAAATGTGGTCAAATCCTCTACTCATTAGAGGCTAAGTTGACCAGGTCAATGAGGTTTGACACCAAAGCCAAGACTGATTTCCCCTTTGTCTCAAAGGCAAACCAGTCGATGATCCCATATCTAATGGTAAGGAACAGTATTTGGCTATATTGTCACTACTAGTGCCCAGAGTTGAGTTATCACACATTCCTGCCTGTCACATGTTTTGTTACACCCACAACTGACATTGATCAAGTCAAGCGATAACTTCCTGGTCACATGGtctggaaaaactcctggccctgtctttatttattaggatccccatcagTTGTTGCTCacgcagcagctactcttcctggtgtacACTCAAAACATTAAATAATACAGAACATGAATGGACAACAACAGCTCAAGGACCAAACTACATGCATTTATAGCAAGAATAATATAAAAGTAATTATTGACAAATACTTTGAAAAACAGAGACTTATACTCTAGGCCTACCTACAGTATCAGCAGTCAATTCCATACATCAAATACTTACAGATCagcgtacagtgcattcggaaagtattcagacctcttcacttcctccacattttgttatgctacagccttattctaaaattgattaaattgctttttccccctcatcaatcaacactcaatatcccataatgacaaatcaaaagcaggtttagacattttttgctaatttataataaataaataacctgaaatatgacatttacatacagtggcaagaaaaagtatgtgaaccctttggaattaactGTATTTCTGCATACCTGGATTTctatctttaggtgccttttggcaaattccaagcgggctgtcatttgccttttactgaggagtggcttctgtctggccactctaccataaaggcctggagAGATGCTGAGattgttttccttctggaaggttctcccatctccacagagaaactctagagctctgtcagagtgaccatcgggttcttggtcacctccctgaccaaggctcttctccccagattgctcagtaagccgggtggccagctctaggatgggtcttagtggttccaaacttcttccatttaataatgatggaggccattgtgttcttggggaccttcaatgctgcatgaatgttttggtacccttccccagatctgtgccttgacacaatcctgtctcggagctctatcgACAATTCTCTTTgaccttggtttttgctctgaccatgcactgtcaactgagggACGTTAAATAGTCAGGTGTGTACCtctcaattgaatttaccacaggaggactgcaatcaagttgtagaaacatctcaaagatgatcaatggaaacaggatgcacctgagctcaatcttgagtctcatagcaaagggcctgaattcttatgtaaataataattattttttttttttaaataaatgtgcaaacatttcaaaaactgttttcactttgtcgtcatggggtattgtttgtagattgctgAAAAAAGTAatagatttaatccattttagaataaggttgtaacgtaaacaaaaaaattgaaaaagtaaaggggtctgaatactttccgaaagcactgtacatATTCAAACAAGTTATTTAGGTCAGACAGGAAACACATTCTATAGCACATTCATTTTTTGTCACTAAAGAAATCTTGCTCCCCAATCTGACATGGATCCAGATAACTTCATTTGACTGCTGTGTATCACATTTTTTCAGAAACCTCAGCATGGGACCAAGGATAAGGATGTTATGTTCTTTGCATCTGGAAAAATCTCTGTGAGCATTCACACTGAGAGGCAGGGATACCAGCAAGGTAATGATTCATATTGGCCTGTAGATAAAACAAACTTTACCACCTGTCTCAAATAAACTGGGGTGAAAAATACTCAAGTCGGATCTCTGCTAACCATATAAGAGGAACTGTTTTTGAGAGGAACTGTGTCGTACCCATCCAGCAGCACTTCCCACTCCGCTGCATCCATACTGGACCTGAACCAGCATATACACATCCATCCTCATTCAggttttaaatataattttacAGGAGATGCTCTGAAAGTCAGGGCAATTATTGTCAACAACTCAACTCGCCCAGTGACCCCAAAATACTACCTGTACGAAAAGCAGTGTTTCTACGCCCAGAAGAAGAGGAAAGTCCACACCCACAACATCTTGAAAGAGAAGGGCGATCGGGTCCCTGCTGAAACTCGGCAGACGGTGACCCAAGTTTTGACCATCCCTCCACAACTCCCTGCCACCATCTTCAACTGTCCTATACTCAAATTAGAGTACCGATTGAAGGTAGCTACCTACATATGTGATAGGATGAATCTGAACTGCAAAGCTCCAGACACCAAATTAACAACTATATTTTATGTTTCCAATTATTCAAACAAACCTTTTGTAACAATTGTTGCGTTTCTATTCTTTCAGGTCGTTCTTGATGTTAAACTAGCCATAGACCCTGAGATCAAGCTACCTATCGTTGTTCTTACTGCAACTCAAACTCTTGGACAGGAACCCCCACCTTACTCCAGTTTTGGTTTTGAGTCACAAGTCCCAACTGCATCTGAGCTACCACCCCCCTACGAAATGTTTGCTTCCTCATCAAATTTCTATAGAAAATTGTAGAGGCATGGAGATTCTCAATTGGGCGCAAAAGTCTGTCCTCTACTcaactcctccatcctcctctcttccatgcCCCAGAGGCCGATAAGGGGTCACCATATATAGGAGAGGGTCAATTAGTTAATAAGGGAACAGAGGAGTTTGATCCTTTCCTTGATAGCCTCCTCTCTGGCCAAGGATATTGAGATGTATCCTACCAGAGTACTACATGGAAGAGGTTTGAAATGCGccacaccccctttgaatcagTTGTTGTTTTGTCAGAGAAAAGCATGTACCTTTAAATACATTATGCTACCTATCATTTTATCTATAaaacacccatctagtaccgggtcggaccccccctttgccttcagaacagcctgaatGGATGCACCGTATCAGCAACAATGTTTTAATACGCTGTGGCGTTGAAACATTGCTcatttgtttgtctgtttgtggcccatctgttagcttgcacgattcttgccattctccttcgatctctcatcaacgagctgttttcacccacaggactgcagCTGActgaatgttttttgtttgtcgcaccattgtTGGTAAaacctagacactgtcgtgtggAAAAAGCCCAGGAGGGTGGCCATTTCTTCGAT is a window of Oncorhynchus kisutch isolate 150728-3 linkage group LG3, Okis_V2, whole genome shotgun sequence DNA encoding:
- the LOC109875820 gene encoding arrestin domain-containing protein 3, giving the protein MPSSFQGKCGQILYSLEAKLTRSMRFDTKAKTDFPFVSKANQSMIPYLMKPQHGTKDKDVMFFASGKISVSIHTERQGYQQGDALKVRAIIVNNSTRPVTPKYYLYEKQCFYAQKKRKVHTHNILKEKGDRVPAETRQTVTQVLTIPPQLPATIFNCPILKLEYRLKVVLDVKLAIDPEIKLPIVVLTATQTLGQEPPPYSSFGFESQVPTASELPPPYEMFASSSNFYRKL